TCCTTTGGTATTGATCATGCTTGTGTCGAGTTTAATGATTCCAACAGGACAAGCTGCAACGCATAGTCCACACCCTTTACATCTTGCTTCGTCAAATGTGACTTTACCTTTTGCTTTTGCCATTCCTTCACCCCTCCTCAAATTATATGGTTTTCGGGCCCCAGAAAAATTACATCCAAATTTCTCTCATGTACAATTTGATTGGAAATATCTCCCCATCAATATTTTCTGGAAGCAGTCGGGCAACGTTTTCCAGTGTACTGACATACTTTATCGGAATGTCCAATTCTTCCGAAACTCTTTGCGCAAGTTCCTGCCCTCTCATAACATCCTCAATAGTAGTTTCTCTCAACATATGGGTGTTATTTACGAGACCAGTAACCTTTACTCCTGTTACGCTCTCTATGGAATCGATATGTCTGATTGCGCCTTCAACGGTGCTTGTCTGCTCCCTGTTGGCGTTTAAAATACAAAACATGTCGTATTCGTCTTCCTTGAAGTACTCCTTGTACCTTGCTAAAACCCTTGCACCTACTGCATCTCCGCCTATGTCGAGCACAACATCATATTCCTCGTTTTGAAGAGGAGCCGCAACGCTGGCCGTGATTGCCGGTAAATCAAGAGCCGATTGTCCGCCTAGTGAATTGGACATGACCCAAACTCCCATTTCTGTCAACTCTTCAGATTTTTCTCTGGACCTAAAATATGGATTTACTATATCAAGATCGGCAATTGCAACCTTTCTGCCCATTTCAGCCAATTTGGCCGCATAGTTGACAGCGAATTCCGTTTTGCCGCTTCCGTAATGTCCAATTATGACTCTTATCCGCTTGTCATCCAACATTTAATCACCTTTCCTATTAGAGTTACAAGCTCCGGAAAAAACCTTTATTTTCAAACATGGGGTTTTTAAATGCAGCCCTCTCCGGTCTTGCACTCTTCCGTCAAATTATTTAAGATATTCCTGTGCCTTTTCTTCTCCATTTATCACGCGGAGTGCTCCCTGAGCCAATGCCGCCATCTCATCCTCTCCCGGATATACGAATACCTTTCCCAAAAAATCTATCTTTTCACGAATCCATCCAATCAAAATCTTGTCGAATGCGAGTCCTCCAGTCAATACCACTGCATCGACATCGCCCTTCAAAACAGCACCGCAAGCGCCTATTTCCTTGGCCACTTGATAGGCCATTGCTTTATATATCAATTCGGCCTTCTTATTTCCGCTTTCAATCATTTTGCCGACTTCGCGACCATCATTTGTATTCAAATATGCCACGAGTCCTCCCATGCCCTTTAGTTTCTTTTTTATTTCGCCATGGGTATATTGACCCGAGTAACATATTTTGGCAAATCCGCCAACCGGAAGTCCGCCTGCACGTTCCGGCGAAAATGGTCCTTCACCGTCAAGCGCATTATTAACATCTATTACTCTTCCACCCGAATGGGCTCCTACTGAAACTCCACCTCCCATATGGGCAACAATTATGTTGATGGTTTCATATGGCTTTCCTAATTCTTTTGCCACTCTTCTTGCAACAGCCTTTTGATTCAATGCATGGAAAATGCTTTTTCTTTCAAGCTCAGGCATTCCTGATATTCTTGCTACATCCTCCATCTCGTCTACAACTACAGGATCCACGATAAAGGAAGGAATGTTTAGACCAGAGGCTATCTCATGCGCGAGTATTCCCCCCAAATTAGAAGCATGTTCTCCAAGAACTCCAACCTTCAAATCATCAAGCATTCTCTCAGAAACACCATATGTGCCTCCTTTAATTGGCTTTAACAGGCCTCCCCTTCCAACAACAGCAGAAAGCTTTGTCAAGTTGATTTCGTTTTCATTTAATGTGTTGAGGATTACAGATTTTCTAAACTCATATTGATCATAGATTTTTTCGTATTTATTTATCTCTTCTGCCGGATGTCTCAGTGTCGTCTCAAATATTGGTTTTTCACCATCGAAAACCGCAATTTTAGTTGATGTGGATCCCGGGTTTATAGCCAGCACTCTTTTTTCGTCAGTCATATTCCCAACCGCCTTTCTAATTATTGCCTTTGGCCGCCATAAGGACGCCCATGGCTATTGAATTTAGTTTTGTTTCATCGCTGTCCGCTCTTGATGTCAAAACAACAGGTGCCTTAGTTCCTACGAGTATGCCAGCATTC
This is a stretch of genomic DNA from Peptostreptococcaceae bacterium. It encodes these proteins:
- a CDS encoding ATP-binding protein, translated to MLDDKRIRVIIGHYGSGKTEFAVNYAAKLAEMGRKVAIADLDIVNPYFRSREKSEELTEMGVWVMSNSLGGQSALDLPAITASVAAPLQNEEYDVVLDIGGDAVGARVLARYKEYFKEDEYDMFCILNANREQTSTVEGAIRHIDSIESVTGVKVTGLVNNTHMLRETTIEDVMRGQELAQRVSEELDIPIKYVSTLENVARLLPENIDGEIFPIKLYMREIWM
- a CDS encoding butyrate kinase → MTDEKRVLAINPGSTSTKIAVFDGEKPIFETTLRHPAEEINKYEKIYDQYEFRKSVILNTLNENEINLTKLSAVVGRGGLLKPIKGGTYGVSERMLDDLKVGVLGEHASNLGGILAHEIASGLNIPSFIVDPVVVDEMEDVARISGMPELERKSIFHALNQKAVARRVAKELGKPYETINIIVAHMGGGVSVGAHSGGRVIDVNNALDGEGPFSPERAGGLPVGGFAKICYSGQYTHGEIKKKLKGMGGLVAYLNTNDGREVGKMIESGNKKAELIYKAMAYQVAKEIGACGAVLKGDVDAVVLTGGLAFDKILIGWIREKIDFLGKVFVYPGEDEMAALAQGALRVINGEEKAQEYLK
- a CDS encoding 4Fe-4S binding protein, coding for MAKAKGKVTFDEARCKGCGLCVAACPVGIIKLDTSMINTKGYHPAGVEDMDKCIGCANCATMCPDVCITVERD